A genomic window from Fusarium oxysporum Fo47 chromosome VIII, complete sequence includes:
- a CDS encoding kinase-like domain-containing protein: MSSKSRWADTEEDARIDAKLKEEKRRKKAEKARKLEEEKKAQEAAQKKVLQLDDDRPSKRRRITPEPGANQEDKAPPAKLLRFPAGTWGKCRSVENYEKLNDIEEGTYGWVARATNKATGKVVALKRLKLEPQDRNGLPVTGLREIQILKDCQHRNIVTMEEVVVGDDVSRPDNSLFLVLEFVEHDLKSILDDMPEPFLSSEVKRLLLQLTSGIAYLHDNWILHRDLKTSNLLLNNRGQLKIADFGMARYVGDPPPKLTQLVVTLWYRAPELLLGAKTYDAAVDMWSVGCIFGELMTREPLLQGKNEVDQVSRTFELCGVPTEETWPGFRRLPNARSLRLPKTQVATGSVIRARFPGLTTAGASLLGDLLSLDPERRPSASEMLQHEYFRQDPKPKPESMFPTFPSKANQERRRRAEPHAPVRGGQAASLGDADFSGIFQGRDKEERGAGFQLRMV; this comes from the exons ATGTCCAGCAAATCTCGGTGGGCCGACACCGAAGAAGACGCCCGTATCGACGCCAAACTCAAGGAAGAAAAGCGACGTAAGAAGGCAGAAAAAGCTCgaaagcttgaagaagagaagaaagcacAAGAAGCTGCACAGAAAAAGGTGCTCCAACTTGACGATGACCGGCCCTCGAAGCGACGTAGGATCACCCCCGAACCAGGCGCAAACCAAGAAGACAAGGCACCTCCAGCGAAGCTATTGCGGTTTCCAGCGGGCACCTGGGGGAAGTGCAGAAGCGTTGAGAATTATGAGAAGCTAAACGATATTGAGGAGGGGACTTATGGCTGGGTTGCGCGGGCGACAAACAAAGCTACGGGAAAGGTTGTCGCGCTCAAGAGGTTGAAGCTGGAACCTCAAGATCGAAACGGTCTCCCCGTCACAGGCCTGCGCGAAATACAAATATTGAAGGATTGCCAACACCGGAATATTGTCACCATGGAAGAGGTTGTTGTAGGGGACGACGTATCACGGCCAGACAA CTCTTTATTCCTCGTCCTCGAATTCGTCGAACACGATCTAAAATccattcttgatgatatgcCCGAGCCATTTCTCTCTTCCGAAGTAAAGCGCCTCCTATTACAGCTTACATCAGGCATCGCATATCTCCATGACAACTGGATTCTACATCGCGACCTCAAAACCTCTAATCTCCTCCTTAACAATCGTGGCCAGTTGAAAATTGCCGACTTTGGTATGGCCCGCTATGTTGGCGATCCTCCCCCGAAACTCACACAACTCGTCGTCACTCTTTGGTACCGGGCTCCGGAGCTACTACTTGGCGCAAAGACATACGATGCGGCGGTAGACATGTGGAGCGTGGGCTGTATCTTTGGCGAGCTGATGACCCGGGAACCTCTTCTTCAGGGTAAGAATGAAGTCGATCAAGTCTCGCGCACCTTCGAACTCTGTGGTGTTCCCACAGAAGAGACATGGCCTGGATTTCGTCGTCTCCCCAATGCACGCTCATTGCGACTTCCTAAGACACAAGTTGCTACCGGATCTGTCATTCGCGCTCGCTTTCCTGGCCTCACTACCGCAGGCGCCAGTTTGCTGGGTGATCTACTATCACTTGACCCCGAAAGAAGACCATCGGCGAGTGAGATGCTTCAGCACGAGTACTTCCGACAGGACCCAAAGCCTAAACCAGAGAGCATGTTCCCAACGTTCCCTAGTAAGGCGAACCAGGAACGGCGAAGGCGTGCAGAGCCTCATGCGCCTGTGCGCGGTGGACAGGCTGCGTCGCTGGGCGATGCTGACTTCAGTGGCATTTTTCAGGGGCGGGATAAAGAAGAGAGGGGTGCAGGGTTTCAGTTGCGTATGGTTTAA